The following coding sequences are from one Chromatiales bacterium window:
- the purM gene encoding phosphoribosylformylglycinamidine cyclo-ligase codes for MATDPKSSKLSYRDAGVDIDAGGELVDRIGPAAERTRRPEVLGGLGGFGSLFRVPIERYREPVLVSGTDGVGTKLRLAIELDRHDTIGIDLVAMCANDIVVSGAEPLFFLDYFATGRLNVAQGAAIVEGIAKGCELSGMSLVGGETAEMPGMYAPGDYDLAGFAVGIVERARIIDGQAVRVGDAIIALASSGAHSNGYSLVRKVVERSGVALDSPFESSTLGAALLAPTRIYVRAVRALAEVVPVHALAHITGGGIVENLPRVLPDGVRARIDSSSWQRPAVFDWLQHNGNIDDAEMWRTFNCGVGMLVVVPADAVTKALAVLDRHGETAWVAGAIEPGDGPAHVHLA; via the coding sequence ATGGCCACGGACCCGAAGTCCAGCAAACTCAGTTATCGCGACGCCGGCGTCGACATCGACGCGGGCGGTGAACTCGTCGACCGGATCGGCCCGGCGGCCGAGCGCACGCGGCGTCCCGAGGTGCTCGGCGGACTCGGCGGATTTGGCAGCCTGTTCCGGGTGCCAATCGAACGCTATCGCGAGCCGGTGCTGGTGTCGGGCACCGACGGTGTCGGCACCAAGCTGCGACTGGCGATCGAACTGGACCGCCACGATACGATCGGCATCGATCTGGTAGCGATGTGCGCCAACGACATCGTCGTATCGGGCGCCGAGCCGCTGTTCTTCCTCGACTACTTCGCGACCGGGCGTCTGAATGTCGCGCAGGGCGCGGCCATCGTCGAGGGCATTGCAAAGGGCTGTGAGCTTTCCGGCATGTCGCTGGTTGGAGGAGAAACGGCCGAGATGCCCGGCATGTACGCGCCGGGCGACTACGATCTGGCGGGGTTCGCCGTCGGCATCGTCGAGCGCGCACGCATCATCGACGGCCAGGCGGTGCGGGTCGGCGATGCGATCATCGCGCTGGCGTCGAGCGGCGCGCATTCGAACGGCTATTCGCTGGTTCGCAAGGTCGTCGAGCGCAGCGGCGTGGCGCTGGATTCGCCATTTGAATCGTCCACGCTCGGCGCTGCATTGCTCGCGCCGACGCGGATCTACGTGCGCGCGGTGCGTGCGCTCGCCGAAGTGGTGCCCGTGCATGCCCTTGCACACATCACCGGCGGTGGCATTGTCGAGAACCTGCCGCGGGTGTTGCCCGACGGCGTCCGCGCGCGGATTGACTCGAGCAGCTGGCAACGGCCCGCGGTGTTCGACTGGCTCCAGCACAACGGCAACATCGACGACGCCGAGATGTGGCGCACCTTCAACTGCGGCGTCGGCATGCTCGTGGTCGTGCCCGCGGATGCCGTCACCAAGGCGCTGGCGGTGCTCGATCGCCATGGCGAAACGGCCTGGGTCGCTGGCGCGATCGAACCGGGTGACGGACCGGCGCACGTGCATCTGGCATGA
- a CDS encoding CDP-alcohol phosphatidyltransferase family protein, which yields MKAHDLPNYITFGRLLLVGPVVWCLLNQYYSGALALFALAGVSDALDGFLAKRYGWQSRLGTVLDPLADKVLLVSAYIALGVLGWLPIWLVTAVIVRDVVIVIGAVSYYFRIAAVDMTPLAVSKLNTFTQIVLVLAVVAHAGFGIIAPIWLERGIWIVAATTIVSGVSYVLIWGYRALSAVRAGTDDGRR from the coding sequence TTGAAGGCCCACGATCTTCCGAACTACATCACGTTCGGACGGCTGTTGCTCGTCGGACCAGTGGTGTGGTGCCTGTTGAACCAGTACTACAGCGGCGCGCTGGCGCTGTTCGCGCTCGCCGGCGTCAGTGATGCGCTGGATGGCTTTCTGGCCAAGCGCTACGGCTGGCAGTCACGGCTGGGCACGGTGCTCGACCCGCTGGCGGACAAGGTGCTGCTGGTATCCGCCTACATCGCACTTGGCGTGCTGGGCTGGCTGCCGATCTGGCTGGTCACCGCCGTCATCGTGCGCGATGTCGTGATCGTCATCGGCGCGGTGAGCTACTACTTTCGCATCGCCGCAGTCGACATGACGCCGCTGGCGGTGAGCAAACTCAATACCTTCACGCAGATCGTGCTGGTACTCGCGGTGGTCGCGCACGCCGGATTCGGGATCATCGCGCCGATCTGGCTGGAACGCGGCATCTGGATCGTCGCCGCAACGACCATCGTCAGCGGCGTGAGCTATGTGCTGATCTGGGGCTACCGGGCGCTCAGCGCCGTGCGCGCCGGCACCGACGACGGCCGACGTTAA
- a CDS encoding DUF2066 domain-containing protein yields the protein MSLRRLFAVVILMLPGLRAEASEIANAHVARAEVADDSREARTAALGAALDQVVLRLTGREVPAESLASMRAAVADLVSAYRFLWREGAPGDTPQRLIEVRFDPAALERRLAELGIPVWGLTRPDVLVWIGVETGGGRRWFDRELDVEATAVIEAAADARGVPLIWPLNDVEDRASLALADLWGGFAEPIGNASTRYAPNAILSVRIERDGARFRTRWTLLQGDNPAVWDHAGYDLGALLTQGIATTAETLAARFAPLASSLTVENAEIEFDGVKSLDDFAAINTLVESLAGVRAFRPVYADGERLRYAVEFTGGRNALEQTLKLQRRLQVQAPVVDTASPGTETAPSRLYFRYQR from the coding sequence GTGTCCCTGCGACGCCTTTTTGCAGTCGTGATCCTGATGCTGCCCGGTCTGCGCGCCGAGGCCAGCGAGATTGCCAATGCCCATGTCGCCAGGGCCGAAGTCGCCGACGATTCGCGCGAGGCGCGCACGGCGGCGCTCGGCGCCGCGCTCGATCAGGTGGTTCTGCGCCTGACGGGTCGCGAGGTGCCGGCCGAGAGCCTGGCATCGATGCGTGCGGCGGTCGCGGACTTGGTCAGCGCCTACCGGTTCCTGTGGCGCGAGGGTGCCCCGGGCGACACACCCCAGCGCCTGATCGAGGTCCGCTTCGATCCGGCCGCGCTGGAGCGCCGGCTTGCCGAACTCGGAATTCCGGTCTGGGGCCTGACGCGCCCGGACGTGCTGGTGTGGATCGGCGTCGAAACCGGCGGCGGCCGGCGCTGGTTCGACCGCGAACTCGATGTCGAGGCCACGGCCGTCATCGAGGCGGCGGCCGACGCGCGCGGCGTGCCGCTGATCTGGCCGCTCAACGACGTCGAGGATCGTGCCTCGCTCGCGCTGGCCGACCTGTGGGGCGGTTTCGCCGAGCCGATCGGCAACGCCTCCACCCGGTATGCGCCGAACGCCATCCTGAGCGTGCGCATCGAACGCGACGGCGCGCGTTTCCGCACCCGCTGGACCTTACTGCAGGGTGACAACCCGGCGGTCTGGGACCACGCGGGTTACGACCTCGGTGCGCTGCTGACCCAGGGCATCGCCACCACGGCCGAAACGCTCGCGGCGCGGTTCGCACCGCTGGCCAGCTCATTGACCGTGGAGAACGCCGAGATCGAATTCGATGGCGTCAAATCGCTGGATGACTTTGCCGCGATCAATACGCTGGTCGAATCGCTGGCCGGTGTTCGTGCGTTCCGGCCCGTGTACGCGGACGGCGAACGACTGCGTTACGCGGTCGAGTTCACCGGCGGGCGCAACGCACTTGAACAGACACTGAAGTTACAGCGGCGGCTTCAGGTTCAGGCGCCTGTCGTGGATACGGCATCGCCGGGCACCGAAACCGCGCCCTCGCGCCTCTACTTCCGCTATCAGCGTTGA
- a CDS encoding phosphoribosylglycinamide formyltransferase, giving the protein MSSAARVVVLISGRGSNLKALIDQSALFGSYSVVGVLSDRANAAGLEHAYAAGCSTMPVPRSDGESREAYEERLMFAVDAWRPDIVALAGFMRVLGDAFVARYAGRLVNIHPSLLPNFPGLDTHRRAIEAGEHEHGASVHYVASEVDAGPVIAQVALPIEAEDDATVLAARVLHEEHRLYPTVLDWLARGWVRLHEGRVWFGSAPLATPVRLAST; this is encoded by the coding sequence ATGAGTTCCGCCGCGCGCGTCGTCGTACTCATCTCGGGGCGTGGCAGCAACCTGAAGGCGCTGATCGATCAGAGCGCGCTGTTCGGCAGCTATTCGGTCGTGGGCGTGCTCAGCGACCGGGCCAATGCGGCCGGACTCGAACATGCGTACGCCGCGGGCTGTTCCACGATGCCCGTGCCGCGTAGCGACGGCGAATCGCGCGAAGCCTACGAGGAGCGCCTGATGTTCGCGGTCGACGCCTGGCGACCCGACATCGTGGCCCTGGCGGGCTTCATGCGCGTGCTCGGCGACGCCTTCGTTGCCCGGTATGCGGGCCGGCTCGTCAACATCCACCCTTCCCTGCTGCCGAACTTTCCCGGCCTGGATACGCATCGGCGCGCGATCGAGGCCGGCGAGCACGAGCACGGCGCGAGTGTGCACTACGTCGCGAGCGAGGTAGATGCGGGACCGGTGATCGCGCAGGTCGCGCTCCCTATTGAAGCCGAGGACGATGCGACGGTGCTCGCCGCGCGGGTTTTGCATGAGGAACATCGTCTGTACCCGACCGTGCTGGACTGGCTGGCCCGCGGCTGGGTGCGACTGCACGAGGGTCGAGTCTGGTTCGGCAGTGCTCCGCTGGCGACGCCGGTGCGACTGGCGAGCACGTGA
- a CDS encoding DUF3108 domain-containing protein yields the protein MKRATIHALLICAACLSGDVAQAVDPVSYRAEYQLVWAGQVVGEAHLEARYDAAGGYEFGAESQAVGMWRWLRDDRIVETSSGHFDAQGLHPAHYVYQHQVGENDKRHVELFFDRDAQSVSNRVAGDEWTMSIPPGTLDKASLQIAVIDGLREGKRSQTFNVADGGRLKQYRFDVVQDALLDTPLGRLDTVVVERRKGTRAVDVVLWCAPALNYLPVRIERRHQILGGVMELVALKTL from the coding sequence GTGAAGCGCGCAACGATCCACGCGCTGCTGATCTGTGCAGCGTGCCTGAGCGGCGACGTCGCGCAGGCGGTCGATCCGGTTTCCTACCGCGCGGAATATCAGCTGGTCTGGGCCGGACAGGTCGTCGGCGAGGCGCATCTGGAGGCCCGCTACGATGCCGCCGGCGGTTACGAATTCGGCGCCGAGTCGCAGGCCGTGGGCATGTGGCGATGGCTGCGCGACGACCGCATCGTCGAGACCAGCAGCGGACATTTTGATGCACAGGGTCTGCACCCTGCGCACTATGTCTATCAGCATCAGGTGGGCGAAAACGACAAACGTCATGTGGAGCTGTTTTTCGACCGCGATGCACAGAGCGTTTCCAATCGTGTCGCAGGCGATGAATGGACGATGAGCATTCCGCCCGGCACGCTCGACAAGGCCAGCCTGCAGATCGCGGTGATTGACGGGTTGCGCGAGGGCAAGCGCAGCCAGACGTTCAACGTCGCCGACGGCGGCCGACTGAAACAGTACCGGTTTGACGTGGTCCAGGACGCCCTGCTCGATACGCCGCTGGGCCGACTGGACACGGTGGTCGTCGAACGGCGCAAGGGCACGCGCGCGGTGGACGTGGTGCTGTGGTGTGCGCCGGCGCTGAATTATCTGCCGGTGCGAATCGAGCGACGCCACCAGATTCTCGGCGGCGTCATGGAACTGGTCGCGCTGAAAACTCTATAG
- the hda gene encoding DnaA regulatory inactivator Hda, producing MNPAQLALDIALRRESSFATYRAGPNAGVVALLENLASGRAPARAFLTGPPGSGKTHLVNATVRAAHAAGHACQCLFAEQIVGLNPALLGGVIGDGLTVIDAAERFAGRPEWEAAMFALLNRVQDRNGGLLVAANAAPADLGLGLADLRSRLQALALLRLQSLDEEEVRRTLSEVAGQRGLSLPEPVAAYLMRRERRDLGSLLALLDRIDRAALAGQRALTIPFVRELLAREALTGR from the coding sequence GTGAACCCGGCCCAACTCGCACTGGACATCGCGCTGCGGCGCGAATCGAGCTTCGCGACCTATCGTGCGGGACCGAATGCCGGCGTCGTCGCCCTGCTCGAAAATCTCGCGAGCGGCCGGGCACCGGCGCGAGCGTTTCTGACCGGCCCGCCCGGCAGCGGAAAGACACACCTCGTCAACGCGACGGTGCGCGCCGCGCACGCTGCCGGACATGCGTGCCAGTGTCTGTTCGCCGAGCAGATCGTGGGGCTGAACCCGGCGCTGCTCGGCGGGGTCATCGGCGACGGCCTGACCGTCATCGATGCCGCGGAACGGTTCGCGGGCAGACCCGAATGGGAGGCCGCGATGTTTGCGCTGCTCAACCGCGTCCAGGATCGCAACGGTGGTCTGCTCGTCGCCGCAAACGCCGCGCCTGCTGATCTGGGGCTGGGGCTTGCAGACCTGCGTTCACGGCTGCAGGCGCTGGCCCTGCTGCGGCTGCAGTCATTGGACGAGGAGGAAGTCAGACGAACGCTCAGCGAGGTGGCCGGTCAGCGCGGGCTGAGCCTGCCGGAACCGGTGGCGGCCTATCTCATGCGCCGGGAACGTCGCGACCTCGGCAGCCTGCTTGCCCTGCTCGACCGCATTGACCGCGCCGCCCTGGCCGGTCAGCGTGCGCTGACGATTCCGTTCGTGCGCGAGCTGCTTGCCAGGGAAGCTCTAACAGGTCGTTGA
- the arsC gene encoding arsenate reductase (glutaredoxin) (This arsenate reductase requires both glutathione and glutaredoxin to convert arsenate to arsenite, after which the efflux transporter formed by ArsA and ArsB can extrude the arsenite from the cell, providing resistance.) — translation MTVTTLYHNPRCSKSRQALALLQEHGVEPRVIEYLKSPPDAKTLDALLKQLGLEPRELMRRKEAEYRELGLDDPGLGRDELIAAMVANPRLIERPIVVHGRRAVLGRPPERVLELVG, via the coding sequence ATGACGGTGACGACGTTGTATCACAATCCGCGCTGTTCCAAATCGCGCCAGGCGCTTGCGTTGCTGCAGGAACACGGTGTCGAGCCACGCGTCATCGAGTATCTGAAGTCCCCGCCGGATGCGAAAACACTGGATGCGCTGCTGAAACAGCTGGGACTCGAACCGCGCGAACTCATGCGCCGCAAAGAGGCCGAGTACCGCGAACTCGGGCTGGACGATCCGGGTCTGGGACGTGACGAACTGATCGCGGCAATGGTCGCGAACCCGCGCCTGATCGAACGTCCGATCGTCGTGCATGGCAGGCGTGCGGTGCTGGGACGACCGCCCGAGCGCGTGCTGGAACTCGTTGGATGA
- the wrbA gene encoding NAD(P)H:quinone oxidoreductase, with the protein MSGEILVLYYSGGGATKRLADLIARGIEEVPGAHARLRTVPPVSTVAEATAAAVPDTGAPYATNDDLRECIGLALGSPARFGNIAAALKYFLDGTIDLWLSGSMVGRPAAVFTSSGSQHGGQETTLTSMMLPLLHHGMVIVGVPYTEPRLMGTRSGGTPYGASHVAGADAGQPLTEDEAAIARALGRRLAETALALDAAR; encoded by the coding sequence ATGAGTGGGGAAATCCTCGTCCTGTACTACTCGGGCGGCGGCGCAACCAAACGGCTCGCCGATCTGATCGCGCGCGGCATCGAGGAGGTTCCGGGCGCCCACGCCCGGCTGCGCACCGTGCCGCCGGTTTCAACGGTTGCCGAGGCCACGGCGGCCGCCGTGCCGGACACCGGCGCGCCGTATGCCACCAACGACGATCTGCGCGAGTGCATCGGCCTTGCGCTGGGGAGTCCGGCACGCTTTGGCAACATCGCCGCTGCGCTGAAGTATTTTCTGGACGGCACGATCGATCTGTGGTTGTCCGGGAGCATGGTCGGCCGCCCGGCCGCCGTATTCACCAGTTCCGGCAGCCAGCATGGTGGCCAGGAGACCACGCTGACTTCGATGATGCTGCCCCTGCTGCACCATGGCATGGTCATCGTCGGCGTGCCCTACACCGAACCGCGCCTGATGGGCACCCGCTCGGGTGGCACACCGTACGGCGCATCGCATGTGGCGGGCGCGGATGCCGGGCAACCGCTGACCGAGGACGAAGCCGCGATTGCGCGCGCGCTGGGGCGGCGGCTCGCCGAGACTGCACTGGCGCTGGACGCCGCGCGGTGA